Below is a window of Streptomyces qaidamensis DNA.
CGCGGTACTTGACATTGAACCGCGGGTCGTACTCCTTGATCCACGAGTACTCCAGCTGGAGCGCCTCGACCTCCGTGGACACGACCGTCCACTCCACGGAGGCTGCCGTGGTGACCATGGAGCGGGTACGCGGGTGCAGGCCCGCCAGGTCCTGGAAGTAGTTCGCCAGGCGCTGGCGCAGGCTTTTCGCCTTTCCGACGTAGATCACCCGGCGGTGCTCGTCACGGAACCTGTAGACCCCCGGCGAGTCGGGGATCTCACCCGGTTTGGGGCGGTAGCTGGAGGGGTCGGCCATGTCTCACACCCTACTGGCGAGCACCGACAGTCCGGCGCGGCCACCGGACACGATCAAGGCCTCGGCGGGTGGGCAGTTTCCAACGGCATGTCCCGCCCCGGGGTTACGCCCCCCCGGGAGCGGGAATGGGGCTCACCCACGGGACACGGCGACGTCCGGCGGGCGGAGTCCGTCCCGGTGCAGGCACAGGTTGTCGGTGCGGACCGTCGTTCCCGGTGCGGAGCGGGCGGGCCACGGGTCGGAGGGCTGCGCACATGAAGCAGATGCGGATCGAGAAAACCCGGCGGGCGGTCCGTGCCCGCAGGTACACGGACGAGCCGTTGGCGCTGCGCGACGCCCTGGACCCGCGCGATCCCGACATCGCACGCGCCAAGCGCCTGGCTCTGAGGGAACAGGGCGGAAGCGACCGCTCCTAGAAGCACACCTCGACTGCGGACGCCCGGGGCGCACGCCCCGGGCGTCCGCATGTCCGGACGGCATGGGCGGGTGTGCGTACGTCACTGTCCGGCATCAGGTGTTGTCGGGACCAGGTCAACACGCTTCAATGCGGGGGAACTCGGGGCCCTGAACGACGGCGTACGCGTGTGAGGACCTGCCCCGCGCCGGCGGGACGGCACCCGGGCGGCCCGTGCGAACGGTCTGACCAGCCGTCGCCGACTCTCAGAGAGGTCCCTGCATGCCGTACGCCCCACAGCACGCGGACGTCGCCACCGCGGAACTGGACTCGGCCCTGCGAGGCGGCCCCTTCCACGTCGCCCTGCGGGCCGCGATCGCAGCCCGCGGGCTGCCGCTGCAGCGCGTGCAGCATCATCTGTCCCGCCACGGGGTGAAGGTCGGCGTCACGAGCCTGAGTTACTGGCAGCAGGGGGCCAGACGTCCGCAGCGCCCCGAGTCGCTGCGGGCCGTACGCGCGCTGGAGGAGATCCTGGAGCTTCCCGAGGAGTCCCTGATCCGGCTGCTCGCCGACTCCGGACAGGGCCCGTCCGGGCTGCGGCCCGCCGCCCGCTCCTACCGCTCCCTCGTCGAGGCCTCCGGTGTGCTGGACCAGCTGCTGGCCGAGCTGGACTGCCCGCCGGACGGGGGTCTGCACACCCTCGGCCACCACGAACGGCTCCGGATCGGTGCGCGGCGCGAGCTGGCGGAGCGCGAGTCGCACCACATCGTGCGCGCCCACCGGGACGGCATCGACCGCTTCGTGGCCGTCCACCACGGCGACCGGGGAGCGGAGCCAGAGCGCATGCGGGTGCACGCGCTGGAGAACTGCCGTACCGGACGCGTCCGTTGGCACCGCGACACGGGAGTGCTCGCCGCCGAGCTGCTCTTCGACACCCGGCTGCGGGCCGGGGACACCTTCCTGTTCCGCTACGGCGTCGAGGACGGCACGGCGGATGCGTCACACGAGTACGTGCGCGGCTTCGACTCCCCCGGCGGCCAGTACGCCCTCCAGGTGTGCTTCGACGCTGCGGCCCTGCCGGTGCGCTGCCACCGCTTCGCCCAGCACTCGGCGGCGGCGCCCCGCAGCGGATGCCAGGACCTGGCGCTGAGCGGCCGGCACCGGTCGGTCCATCTGGTCGAGCCCCGGGTGCGGGCCGGGTTCCTGGGGATCGGCTGGGACTGGGAGTAGCGGAACGGGCCCGGAGTGACCTCTGTCTTTGCCGCCCGGTAGCACGTAAGCGATTGCGCAAACGTTTACGTCCGGCGGTTTGTGCGATACCTTCCCCGCCGGAAGCGGAGGAGGGAACACTCATGGCGACCATGGCCGACGTCGCGCGGAGCGCCGGTGTCTCCGTGGCGACGGTCTCGCACGTGCTCAACGGCACCCGGCCGGTGCTGCCGCACACCCGCCAGGCGGTCCTGGACGCCGTGGAGGAGCTCGGCTACACCACGAACACACTGGCCCGTTCCCTGGTGACGGCCCGCACCCGGTCCATCGGGCTGGCGGTCTCGGCGATCAGCAACCCGTACTTCACGGAGATCCTCCAGGGCGTCGAGGCCGCCGCGCTGGAGGCCGGCTACAGCCTGCTGATCGCCGATCCGCACGACGACCCGGACCACGAGCGCAAGGTCGTCCAGCTGCTGCACGAGCGCCGGGTGGACGGCCTGATCGTCGCGCCCTCGGCCGATCCGCGCGGGCTGCTCGCCTATCTGGGGCGGCACGACGTACCGGCCGTGTTCCTGGACCGGCTGGTGGACGGGCCCACGACCGACGGCGGTCCGCGCTTCGACCAGGTGTGCGCCGACAACGCCGAACCGACGTCCCGGCTGGTCACCCATCTCGCCGGGCTCGGTCACCGCCGGATCGGTCTGGTGGCGGGGCGCCCGGGGCTCAGCACCACGAGCGAGCGGATCTCCGGCTACCGCAGCGGTCTCGCGTTCGCGGGGCTGGCGTACGACGGGCGGCTGCTGGTGTACGGCGATTCGGAGTCCGCCGGTGCCGAGCAGGCCACCGAGGCCCTGCTGTCCCTGGGCGTGCCGCCCACCGCGCTGGTCACCGGCAACAACGCCATGACCATCGGGGTGCTGCGTGCCCTGGGCGCGCGCGGCCTGTCCGTGCCGGACGACATCGCTCTGTGCTGCTTCGACGACTTCGCCTGGGCGGATCTGTTCTCGCCCCGTCTCACCGCGATCGCGCAGCCCGGCAGGGACATCGGCGCCCGGGCCGTCCACGTGCTCCTGGAGCGTCTCGCCGAGCCGGACCGGCCCGCCCGGACCGTGCGCCTGCCCTGCGCCTTCGTCCACCGCACGTCGTGCGGCTGCCCCAGCCCGTCCGAGGAAGGAACCCCGTCGTGATCGTCGTCGCCGGTGAAGCCCTGATCGACCTGGTACCGCGGGGCACGGGTGCCCTGGCGGCCCTGCAGCCGGCGCTCGGCGGCGGCCCGTTCAACACGGCCGTGGCGCTGGGCCGCCTCGGCTCCCCCGCCGCCTTCTGCTCCCGGGTGTCGTCCGACGCCTTCGGAGAGGCACTGCTGGACCGGCTGCGCACAACCGGGGTCGGCGTGTCCTCGGTGCAGCGGGGCACCGAGCCGACGACCCTCGCCGTCGCCACGGTCGGAGCGGACGGCTCGGCGGCGTACTCCTTCTACGTCGACGGGACGGCGGACCGGCTGTTCGAAGCGCCCGCCGCGCTGCCCTCCGGCACCCGCGCGGTGTCCTTCGGCACCTGCTCGCTGGTGCTGGAGCCGGGGGCGAGCGCGTACGAGGAACTGATGCGCCGGGCAGCCGCGCAGGGCGTGTTCACGGCGCTGGACCCGAACATCAGGGCCGGACTGATCCCCGACGCGGACGCCTACCGGGCGCGGTTCAAGAGCTGGCTGCCGTCGGTGTCGCTGCTGAAGCTGTCCGCGGAGGACGCCGAGTGGCTCGGCGGCACGCCCGGGGAGTGGCTGACGGCCGGTCCGGCGGCGGTGGTGATCACCCGGGGCGGCGAGGGGCTGACCGCCTACACCGCTGACGGCGGCGAGTACGCGGTGCCGGGCGAACGCGTGCAGGTCGTGGACACGATCGGCGCGGGCGACACGGTCAACGCGGCCCTGCTGCACGGGCTCGCCGAACGCGACGCCCTCAGCGCCCGGGCGCTGGCCGGACTGGGCCCCGACGGCTGGACCGAACTGCTGGGCTTCGCGGCCCGCGCGGCGGCGATCACCTGCTCGCGGGCCGGGGCGGAGCCGCCGTACGCGCACGAGCTGAAGGGCTGACGCCGGGCGGCCCTTCCGGCGACTGGAGGGGCGGGTGGCCTTCAGCCGGTCTCCCCCATCGCCACCGCCCGCAGGGCGCCGGGGCGGCGGCCGTTGAGCCGGTCCAGGGCGGCGGCCGTGGCGTCGTCCGCGGGCAGGTGGATGACGAGCCGCTGCCCCTCGTCGGGGAGCGCGAGCGTCTCCTGCAGCAACCGCAGGGAACCGGCCTCCGGGTGCTCGATGTGCTGGGAGCCCGTCCGCCGCGGCGCCATGGTCAGATCGGCGAACCGGTCGGTGAAGTCCGCGCCCGCCGTCACGGTCAGCTCGTCGGCCAGCTCGGCGAGGTACGGGTCCCTCAGGGGGACGCCGTGCCGGAGCCGGGCGACGAGGTCGTCGGCCACCCGGTCCCAGTCGCGGTAAGCGCTGCGCGCCCGCTCGTCGGTGAACAGGTACCGGAGCAGGTTGGGCCGCTCGTCGTCCAGCATGCCGAGGGGGCGGGCCAGCCGTTCGTACCCGGCCGTGTGGGCGAGGACGTCACCGATCCAGTTGATCACCAGTGCGGGAGTCGGCTCCAGGCGGTCCAGCACGGCCCGTACGGTGGGGCGCGCCGCGCGGCTGAGTGACGGGGCCGCCGCACAGACCAGGGGGTCGCCGCCGTCCGCCTCCTTGGTCAGGCGGCGCAGCAGCATCCGGTCGGTGAGGGAGAGGTTCAGGGCGTCGGCCAGGGCACCGAGCACCTGGGCGGACGGATTGCGGTCGCGGCCCTGTTCCAGCCGGGTGAGGTACTCGACGCTGACGCCGGCGAGCGTGGCCAGTTCGGCACGTCGCAGGCCCGGGGTACGGCGCCGGGGGCCTGTGGGCAGGCCCGCCTCGGCCGGGGTGACGGCTTCGCGCCAGGTGCGCAGGAACGTGCCCAACTCGTTGTCGCTCACCCGAACGAACGTACAGCGCCCCGGGGCGCGGAGGGTGGCCCCCTCACTACCAGGCTCCGGCCGGTCTCCCTTCGGGGCCGTGCGGCCCTCAGGGTGGAGGGCATGACGAATGACACCGCCATCACCGCCCTGCCGCTGGCCTCCGGTCAGTGGGCCCTCGACCCGTTCCACTCCTCCGTGAACTTCACCATCCGGCATCTGGGCATCGCCAAGGTGCGGGGGCGCTTCGAGCGGCTGGAGGCCGAACTGTTCGTCGGTGAGCGGATCGAGGACGTGCGGGTCTCCGCGACCGTCGACCTGGCTTCGGTCAACACCGGCAACGCCGACCGGGACGCGCATGTGCGAGCCTCCGACCTGCTGAACGTGGAGGAGCGCCCCACGATGACGTACCGCTCGACGAGAGTGTCGGGTGGTGGTGAGGACTGGACCATGGAGGGCGAGCTGACCATCGGCGACGTGACCCGCCCGGTGTCGCTCGCCGTGGAGTTCGGCGGGTTGGTCGACGTGCCCATGGACGGCAGCCGGCACGCCGGGTTCGAGGCGACGGGCGAGATCCGGCGAGGCGACTTCGGGCTGGACTTCGCCCCCGGCCTGCTCGGCGAAGTGGTCAAGATCCAGCTCGACATGCAGTTCGTGGAGCCGAAGAGCGCCTGACCGCGCGCCGAACGCGCCGTGCCCCACAGGACGTTGCCTGTGGGGCACGGCGCGTGGAGCGGAAGACCTCAGCCCTTGCTGGTCCGGGTCGTCTTCTTCGCGGCGGCCTTGGTGGTCTTGGCCCCGGTCTTCTTGGCGGCCGTCTTCTTGGCGGCCGTGCTGTTGACCGTCTTGGTGGCGGTCGTGCGGGTCGATGCCGTCCTGGCCGCGACCGTCTTGGCCGCCGCCGTCCTGCGGGTGGTCGTCTTGCGCGGGGCCTTCACCGAGGACGCGTCGCTGATGCGGTCGGCGCCGAGGATCTCGCGCAGGAACTTGCCGGTGTGGCTGGCCGGGACCCCGGCCACCTGCTCGGGCGTGCCCTCGGCGACGACCAGACCGCCGCCGGCGCCGCCTTCGGGGCCCATGTCGACGATCCAGTCGGCGGTCTTGATCACGTCGAGGTTGTGCTCGATGACGATGACCGTGTTGCCCTTGTCGACCAGTCCGGACAGCACCGTCAGCAGCTTGCTGATGTCCTCGAAGTGCAGACCGGTGGTCGGCTCGTCCAGGACGTAGACCGTGCGGCCGGTGGAGCGCTTCTGCAGTTCGCTGGCGAGCTTCACGCGCTGTGCCTCGCCGCCGGACAGGGTGGTCGCGGCCTGGCCGAGCCGGACGTAGCCGAGGCCGACGTCCTTCAGCGTGTTGAGGTGCCGGGCGATCGCGGGGACCGCCTCGAAGAACGCCGTGGCCTCCTCGATCGGCATGTTCAGGACCTCGGCGATGGACTTGCCCTTGTAGTGGACCTCCAGGGTCTCCCGGTTGTACCGGGCACCGTGGCAGACCTCGCACGGGACGTAGACGTCCGGGAGGAAGTTCATCTCGATCTTGATGGTGCCGTCGCCCGCGCAGTTCTCGCAGCGGCCGCCCTTGACGTTGAAGGAGAAGCGGCCGGGCATGTAGCCGCGGACCTTCGCCTCGGTGGTCTCGGCGAACAGCTTGCGGATGTGGTCGAAGACGCCTGTGTACGTGGCCGGGTTGGAGCGCGGGGTGCGGCCGATGGGCGACTGGTCCACGTGTACGACCTTGTCGACGAGGTCGTCGCCGTCCACGCGCGTGTGCCGGCCGGGCACGCTCCGCGCCCCGTTCAGCTCGCGGGCCAGGTGCGTGTACAGGATGTCGTTGACCAGCGTCGACTTTCCGGAGCCGGAGACGCCGGTGACGGCCGTGAACACGCCCAGGGGGAACGAGACGTCGACGTCCTGGAGGTTGTTCTCCCGGGCACCGTGCACCGTGAGCTGCCGGGAAGGGTCCAGCGGGCGGCGGATCTCGGGCAGCGGGATGGCCTTCTTGCCGGACAGGTACTGACCGGTCTGCGACTCGGCGTTGGCGAGCAGCTCCTTCAGGGAGCCGCTGTGCACGACCTTGCCGCCGTGCTCACCAGCGCCGGGGCCGATGTCGACGATCCAGTCGGCCATCTTGATCGTGTCCTCGTCGTGCTCGACGACGATGAGCGTGTTGCCCATGTCGCGCAGCCGGACCAGGGTCTCGATCAGCCGGTGGTTGTCGCGCTGGTGCAGACCGATGGACGGCTCGTCGAGGACGTACAGGACGCCGACGAGGCCGGAGCCGATCTGGGTGGCCAGGCGGATGCGCTGGGCCTCGCCGCCGGACAGGGTGCCGGCCGCGCGGTTCAGCGAGAGGTAGTCCAGGCCGACGTCGACCAGGAACCGAAGCCGCTCGTTGACCTCCTTGAGTACCCGTTCGGCGATCTTCTTGTCGCGGGCGGTGAGCTTCAGCTCGCCCAGGAAGTCCGCGCAGTCGCTGATCGACATCGCGGAGACCTCGGCGATGGACTTGCCCATGACCGTGACGGCGAGGACGACCGGCTTCAGGCGCGTGCCCTGACAGGTCGGGCAGGGCACCTCGCGCATGTAGCCCTCGAAGCGCTCGCGGCTGGAGTCGCTCTCGGCCTCGCTGTGCCGGCGCTTGACGAAGGGGACGGCGCCCTCGAAGGCCGTGGTGTAGCGACGCTCGCGCCCGTAGCGGTTGCGGTAGCGGACCTCGACCTGGGTCTTGTGGCCGTGGAGCAGGGCCTTCTTGGCGCGCTGCGGCAGGCCGGCGAAGGGGATGTCCGTGCGGAAGCCCAGCGCGTCGGCGAGGGCGCCGATGAGACGGCCGAAGTAGTCCTTGGTGTGGCCGTGCGACCAGGGGTGGATGGCGCCCTCGTCGAGGCTCTTGTCCGGGTCCGGGACGATCAGCTCCGGGTCGACCTCCATGCGCGTGCCGATGCCGGTGCAGTCCGGGCAGGCGCCGAAGGGCGAGTTGAAGGAGAAGGAGCGGGGCTCCAGCTCCTCGAAGGACAGGTCGTCGTACGGGCAGTAGAGGTGCTCCGAGTACATGCGCTCACGCTCGGGGTCGTCCTCGGGGAGGTCGACGAAGTCGAGCACGACCATGCCGCCGGACAGGCCGAGGGCGGTCTCCACGGAGTCGGTGAGGCGGCGCTTGGCGCCGTCCTTGACCGTGAGGCGGTCGACGACCACCTCGATGGTGTGCTTCTCCTGCTTCTTCAGCGTGGGCGGGTTCGACAGCTGGATCGTCTCGCCGTCGACGCGCGCGCGGGAGTAGCCCTTGGTCTGGAGGTCGGAGAAGAGATCGACGAACTCGCCCTTGCGCTCGCGCACCAGCGGCGACAGCACCTGGAAGCGGCTGCCCTCCGGCAGCTCCAGGACCCTGTCGACGATGGCCTGCGGCGACTGGCGCGAGATCGGGCGGCTGCACTCGGGGCAGTGCGGCTTGCCGATGCGCGCGAAGAGCAGACGCAGGTAGTCGTAGACCTCGGTGATCGTGCCGACCGTGGAGCGCGGGTTGCGCGAGGTCGACTTCTGGTCGATGGAGACGGCCGGGGAGAGGCCCTCGATGAAGTCGACGTCCGGCTTGTCCATCTGGCCGAGGAACTGCCGGGCGTACGAGGAGAGGGACTCCACGTAGCGCCGCTGCCCCTCCGCGAAGATGGTGTCGAAGGCCAGCGAGGACTTGCCCGACCCCGACAGGCCCGTGAAGACGATGAGCGAGTCGCGCGGGAGGTCGAGCGAGACGTTCTTGAGGTTGTGCTCGCGCGCTCCACGAACGATGAGACGGTCGGCCACGCCGGTCCGCACCTTTCTTGAGAGAAGTGACAGGGGCGGGGCCCCCGTCTTTCTCAGACTAGGGGGAGCCACTGACAACGCCGGTCGGATTCACGGGTTGCCAACAAACCCCGGCTCTCCAGCATGCCCGACGCCACGTCCGACCATATAGCACGTGCTTTCGATTTCCGGCACTGCTTCACCACCTTCACCCGAAGGAGTGGCGGAGTTAGGGTCAGCACCATGATTGATCACGCTCATGACCTGGCGTCTGTACGGGACGCGACGGAGCGGCTGCTGACCGCAGTCGGCAAACTGGACAACGCGTCTGTGACGCAGCCGTCACGGCTGCCCGGCTGGAGCCGTGGCCATGTCCTGGCCCACCTGGCGCGCAACGCGGACGCCCTTGTGAACGTGCTCGAAGGGCGTCCCATGTACGTCTCCGGCGAGGCCCGGGACACCGACATCGAGCGGGACGCCCCCCGCCCCCTCGACGTCCAGCTCGCCGACCTTCGTGAGAGTGCGGCCCGTTTCGAGGAGGCCGGGGCCGCTCCCGCGGACTGGTCGCGCACGGTGGAGCTGCGCAACGGGGTCACGGACTCCGCTTCCCGGGTGCCGTTCCGGCGGTGGGTGGAGGTGGAGCTGCACCACGTGGACCTGGGGATCGGATACGAGCTGGAGGACCTGCCGGCGGAGTTCACCGAGCGGGAGATCGACTTCCTGGCCGACCGGTTCGCCGGACACCCCGACGTACCGGCCACCCGCGTCACGGACGGCACGCGCGCGTGGAGCACCGGACGGAAGGCCGGCGGGCAGGGGCCCGAGGTGACGGTCACGGGTCCCCCGGCCGACCTGCTGGGCTGGCTCGCGGGCCGCCGCGACGGATCGGCGCTGACCTCGGCAGGCGGCCCGCTTCCGGCGCTGCCGCCGCTATAGGCTGGCTGACATGACGTACAGCGGAGAGGTGACGGTCGGCGGACCGGCCGATGTGCACGAGCTCAAGGACCTGATGATCACCAAGATCGCGGTGGGTCCGATGAACAACAACGCCTATCTGCTGCGCTGCCGGGCCACGGACGAGCAGTTGCTGATCGACGCCGCGAACGAGGCGGACACGCTGCTCGGCATGATCGGTGGCGACGGCATCGCGTCCGTCGTCACCACCCACCGGCACGGCGACCACTGGCAGGCGCTCGCCGAGGTGGTGGAGGCCACGGGCGCCCGCACCTACGCGGGCCGGGAGGACGTCGAGGGCATCCCCGTACGGACCGACGTGCCGGTCGACGACGGCGACAGCATCCGGGTGGGGCACGTGGAACTCACCGCGCGCCACCTGGTCGGGCACACGCCGGGTTCGATCGCCCTCGTCTACGACGACCCGCACGGGCATCCCCATGTGTTCACCGGGGACTGCCTGTTCCGGGGGGGTCCTGGCCGGACAACACGTCCGGAAGAGTTCAACTCCCTGATGGACGGCCTGGAGACCAAGCTCTTCGACGTCCTGCCCGACGAGACGTGGATCTACCCCGGCCACGGCAACGACACCACCCTCGGCACTGAGCGGCCCCACCTCGCGGAGTGGCGCGCACGAGGCTGGTAACCGTCCGACACGTCCGCCCCCCGTTTCGAAACCGAAGCGGGGACAGACGCGCGTGCAGGCCCTTCGGCGCTCGGAGAGCGCCATGCCCCACGGATGGTGGTGTCCAGAGCTCCCCCACCGATGTCGGAAGCAGTGACCAGGGTTACCGCTATAGATCGTCATCGGGTTGACCTGTACAGGTCCTCCTGCCTTGGCGGCCGTCCGGCCACGGTCGGTCACCTCGGGCCACCCGTCGGAAGGCTCACGGGACCAGGGGAGGCGCTCCTGGGCCGCGTGGATCTCGGCGTACAGCTCGGCCGCCCGGCGCTGCGCGTCCCGGAGCTTCTGGGGGAAGTCGAGGAGGTCGAACGGCTTCTCCTCGGCGAGGGCCTGCTCGGAGGAAGGGGTGGTGGCGCTGGCTCCGACCACCGCTCCCGCGGCGAGTTCCTCGCGTTGACGGGGGGGGGTGACCAGACGAGAGCGGCGCGGTGCTCCGACGTACGACTGGGAGCCGGGTGTGCGCTCCGGCTACCTGCCCCGGGCTACTTGCCCCCCATGCCTCGCCAGGCAGCCCCAACGCGCTGGGATGCGAGGGCTTGTCAGCAGTGGTGATGGGTTGCGCGCGCGGGAGGTGCCGCCCCAAGGCTGCTGGCCATGTCGCACGGCGGCGAGGACTGGGGGAGGGGCAGGGTGGGGGCAGCTTGGGTCACGCCAGCGGATCTACGGGGCGCACTCGCTCAGGAGGCGTTCCACGTGAGGCTCACCTTCAACTGGGCGGACGCGCCGGCCGCTGAGACGAACGCACCCGCCTGGGCGCTCAGCTCGACGCCGAACTCCACCACGAGCACATCTGGTTTGTGCACGAATTCCTCCACTTGTGTGGCCACGCTTCGGCTCACCGTACGGATGACACCCATCGCCGACTCGAATGTTCCCTCGGCCCGCGCCATCACGGCGGATGCCGAGGCTCCGCGGGTGACAACAGGGCTTTCTGCTTGCTGGTCAGAAACTCTGACCAGCACCGTACCGCCATCCTGTAGCACGAACTCTGCAAGGGTCATAGAATCGTGATAGCACGAACTGCCATGGCTAGCCACTTAGTTGACCGTTCTCCCATTTGCCGGCCTTGCGGCATGTGGTCGGAGCAGGGTCGGCGGGAGCGTGACATGCGGGGCGGGGTAAGTCACCCGAGGAGCGGAACCATGCCACTCGCGATAGAAATCCTACTCGTCATTGTCGGCATACTCCTTCTGACGCTTGCGCTGATCGGCAGCGGAATCTCCCGGCGCCTGATGACTATACCCAGAATGCATAAATGGCCCCGTATGGTCATAGCCGTCCTCGGCGTCGTGATGATCGTCGGCGGAGGATGGCTGTTGATGACCTCTAACGAGAAGGATGGTCCCTCCTATGCGGACCTCAAAGATCACATACCCAGTACGTTGACGAGCTGGATGACGTGCGAGAAGCACAGTGAGGCACCCGAGGGAGCAGTCGAGGCGAAGTGCACGTCGAGCGACGGCGCGCAAACCGTCTATTACTCGCTTTTCCCGGACGTCAACTCCATGCAGGCGTTTTACGCGAAGAGCGTCACCTTGGAAGAACTTACCGAATCCGAGTGCAGCAGTATGGAGGATTTTCAAACGGGCGGCAAGTATTCGTATGGCAACGACGAATACCCCGTGCTGGGCGACGCGGCGTGCCAGGTAGGCACCGACGAAAGTCTTTGGATGACCTACACGGACCGGCGATTCGACATCGTCGTGGAGGCAAACCACGCAAAGCGAGAAGATGTTTCCGGATTCAACGACTGGTTGAGTGACACACGACCTGTGGGGTCCGCAAACTCCACACCCGCGACACCCACCCAAACCGCAGCACAGCAGTGATCGCGTGCCACGGAAGAGAAGGCTGTCATGGCTGAGGAGTTCGACTTCGTGGTTCAGATGAGCGAGGCACCCGGCGGGTACGAGATCGAGGTGTCCTCATCAGCCGGCGAGGACCGGGAAGTCGTCAGTCTTAGAACCGACGATCTGCTGAGTAGAATTCCCGATCTGCAGGCCGCGATTCTGGGATCGTCCGTTCACTCCCGGGGAGCCGGCAGCGAACTCGAGGAGCCGGTTCTGCAGATCGGTAACGCTTTGTTTGATTCAGTCTTCCGGGACTCCATCAAAGGGCTTTACATCTCCAGCAAGCAGAAAGCGGAAGAGCAGGACCACGTGCTGCGTATCGTTCTTCGGGTGCGGTCGCCAGAACTTGCCGCCCTCCCGTGGGAACTTCTTCACGACTCGAAGCTCGGCGGCTACCTGTGCCTGGATCACCCCATCGTGCGCTACGTCGACATCCTGAAACCGGTCGCACCGCTTCGCGTGTCGCCGCCGCTCCGTGTGCTCGGAATGATAGCTCTCCCCGGTTCTCTGTCGAGCCTGGACACCGAGACCGAGAAAGAGAATCTGCACGCCGCATTGAAGCCACTAATCGACGAGAGGATGGTGCGGCTCGAATGGGTTCCGGGAAACACGAAAAGCGACTTGTACAGCGCTCTACTGCGCGGCGGATGCCATGTTCTGCATTTCATCGGTCATGGGAGATTCGATGAGCATCGGCGTCAGGGCACAATTATTTTCGTCGACGAGAGAGGGCGGGAGGACCCGTTGCATGCGGGAGCACTCGGTTCTCTCATCAGCGTCGGTCAACCACGCCCACGCCTGGTCGTACTCAACAGTTGCCAGACGGGAACGTCCAACGCTCAGGACCTCTTCTCCAGTACAGCAGCCCAGCTGGAGCACGCTGTCCCGGCAGTGGTGGCCATGCAGTTCGCCGTGACCGACACGGCGGCCGTGCTGTTCTCGCGCGCGTTTTACCAGGCCCTCGCGGCGAATCGCCCCGTCGACGAGGCGGTGCGAACCGGTCGTATCGCGTTGCGGGTCCACAAGGACGACAGCCTGGAGTGCTTCACACCGGTTCTGTACCAGCGCGCCGGCGACGCCCGGCTCTTCGACCTCACTGCGCGAACACCCCCGCCTCCCCCGGCGCCCGAGACGACCGAGCCTCCGCCGGAGCGCGGAAAGCACGGCGTGGATACGGGGCCGGAGACAGAGCCGGACAGGAGTCGGGCCGAGACCGGCTCCGGCCCGGTAAAGGCCACCGACATTCCGGTCCTGCCGGTGATCGACACGGACCACTGGGTCGTAAGCATGGCCGTGCATC
It encodes the following:
- a CDS encoding maleylpyruvate isomerase family mycothiol-dependent enzyme, which gives rise to MIDHAHDLASVRDATERLLTAVGKLDNASVTQPSRLPGWSRGHVLAHLARNADALVNVLEGRPMYVSGEARDTDIERDAPRPLDVQLADLRESAARFEEAGAAPADWSRTVELRNGVTDSASRVPFRRWVEVELHHVDLGIGYELEDLPAEFTEREIDFLADRFAGHPDVPATRVTDGTRAWSTGRKAGGQGPEVTVTGPPADLLGWLAGRRDGSALTSAGGPLPALPPL
- a CDS encoding MBL fold metallo-hydrolase, which gives rise to MTYSGEVTVGGPADVHELKDLMITKIAVGPMNNNAYLLRCRATDEQLLIDAANEADTLLGMIGGDGIASVVTTHRHGDHWQALAEVVEATGARTYAGREDVEGIPVRTDVPVDDGDSIRVGHVELTARHLVGHTPGSIALVYDDPHGHPHVFTGDCLFRGGPGRTTRPEEFNSLMDGLETKLFDVLPDETWIYPGHGNDTTLGTERPHLAEWRARGW
- a CDS encoding CU044_2847 family protein yields the protein MTLAEFVLQDGGTVLVRVSDQQAESPVVTRGASASAVMARAEGTFESAMGVIRTVSRSVATQVEEFVHKPDVLVVEFGVELSAQAGAFVSAAGASAQLKVSLTWNAS
- a CDS encoding CHAT domain-containing WD40 repeat protein, translating into MAEEFDFVVQMSEAPGGYEIEVSSSAGEDREVVSLRTDDLLSRIPDLQAAILGSSVHSRGAGSELEEPVLQIGNALFDSVFRDSIKGLYISSKQKAEEQDHVLRIVLRVRSPELAALPWELLHDSKLGGYLCLDHPIVRYVDILKPVAPLRVSPPLRVLGMIALPGSLSSLDTETEKENLHAALKPLIDERMVRLEWVPGNTKSDLYSALLRGGCHVLHFIGHGRFDEHRRQGTIIFVDERGREDPLHAGALGSLISVGQPRPRLVVLNSCQTGTSNAQDLFSSTAAQLEHAVPAVVAMQFAVTDTAAVLFSRAFYQALAANRPVDEAVRTGRIALRVHKDDSLECFTPVLYQRAGDARLFDLTARTPPPPPAPETTEPPPERGKHGVDTGPETEPDRSRAETGSGPVKATDIPVLPVIDTDHWVVSMAVHPRGRLLATGARRLVRLWDATTGQAEWERRIPGWSTMANAVCFSPDGGLLAVGSSDNTARVWDLATGQVSLELAHRHFVNAVDFDAGTRRLATGDSDSLACLWDLRTGSKMLTLRHGRAVRDVRFSPDGTLLLTASEDRHAYVWDTATGEQRARIPHESYVLGAAFSPDGRRIATCSEDRTAQIRDTRTWDPLFHVEHRSGLRAVAFSPDGALIATGSEDGAVHVWSATTGKHVLHIKHKRSVNVVAFYPDGRHLASGGEDKNVRSTRISTQGAG